One window of Bacillus sp. THAF10 genomic DNA carries:
- a CDS encoding acyl-CoA thioesterase, whose translation MKITCNDTRVIRTSRVFPNDINNHHTLFGGKLLSDVDMLASISASRLCRCECVTASMDSVDFLSPIRQTDAVIFESFVTWTGKSSMEIFVKVIAEGLTTGTRTIAATAFLTFVALDDQGKPATVPAVHPETEEEKFLHSSAEKRAIARKQRRTASKEFAEKLKEAEGRF comes from the coding sequence ATGAAAATTACCTGCAATGACACTCGCGTGATTAGGACAAGCCGTGTATTCCCCAATGATATTAACAACCATCATACCTTGTTTGGAGGAAAGCTATTATCAGATGTTGATATGCTTGCATCAATTTCTGCGTCCCGTTTATGCCGTTGTGAATGTGTAACTGCTTCTATGGATTCCGTGGATTTTCTTTCTCCTATTCGGCAAACAGATGCAGTCATTTTTGAATCCTTTGTCACTTGGACAGGGAAATCATCAATGGAAATTTTCGTGAAAGTTATTGCAGAAGGGCTTACAACAGGTACCAGAACGATTGCCGCTACTGCATTTTTAACCTTCGTCGCTCTAGACGATCAAGGCAAACCAGCAACCGTTCCAGCCGTCCATCCAGAAACAGAAGAAGAAAAATTCCTGCACAGCAGCGCGGAAAAACGTGCAATTGCTCGTAAACAAAGAAGAACCGCGAGCAAAGAATTCGCGGAAAAATTAAAGGAAGCGGAAGGACGATTCTAG
- a CDS encoding YdiU family protein — translation MTDNNKHAAIGWNFDNSYEKLPSLLFSKIEPNKVELPELIVLNDEVAKKLGLDAQALQKQSGVEVLAGNTLPEGGSGIAQAYAGHQFGGFTMLGDGRALLIGEQLTPNGERFDLQLKGSGRTPYSRGGDGRAALGPMLREYIISEAMHGLGIPTTRSLAVVTTGEKILRERVLPGAILTRVASSHLRFGTFQYVANWGDLETLRALADYAMKRHYPELAEGDYLGFFRQVMERHAALIAKWQLVGFIHGVMNTDNMTISGESIDYGPCAFMDTFDPSTVFSSIDAQGRYAYKNQPRIGGWNLARFAESLLPLFHEDQKQAVELVQEELYQFEAMHKGYWLSGIRAKLGLFGEEEKDEELVKKLLQIMQEHKADFTNTFRALSMGKLDETDLRDKPGFGAWLETWRARLKRQAKSDAEVQALMQQSNPAIIPRNHRVEAALEAAVEHGNYRVMENLVKVLKNPYAYSTEQEDYCVAPGTEALGYRTYCGT, via the coding sequence ATGACGGATAACAATAAACATGCTGCAATCGGTTGGAATTTCGATAATAGTTACGAGAAGCTTCCTTCGTTGCTTTTTTCAAAAATAGAGCCAAATAAAGTGGAGTTACCGGAATTGATCGTGCTGAACGACGAGGTTGCAAAAAAGCTAGGATTAGATGCACAAGCACTACAAAAACAATCAGGCGTTGAAGTGCTGGCGGGTAACACACTCCCAGAGGGTGGTTCTGGTATTGCACAAGCCTATGCAGGGCATCAGTTTGGTGGGTTCACGATGCTTGGTGATGGACGTGCCTTATTAATTGGAGAGCAGCTCACACCGAATGGTGAGCGTTTTGATTTGCAGTTAAAAGGCTCTGGACGTACTCCCTACTCTCGTGGTGGCGATGGTCGCGCGGCGCTTGGTCCAATGCTCCGGGAATACATCATAAGTGAGGCAATGCATGGTCTTGGGATTCCCACTACCCGCAGCCTTGCCGTGGTGACAACAGGAGAGAAGATTCTCCGTGAACGGGTGCTACCTGGTGCAATCCTGACACGAGTTGCATCGAGCCACTTGCGCTTTGGTACTTTTCAATATGTTGCTAACTGGGGAGACCTCGAAACATTGCGTGCATTAGCAGATTACGCCATGAAACGTCATTACCCTGAGCTAGCGGAAGGGGATTACCTTGGCTTTTTCCGACAAGTAATGGAGCGTCATGCCGCACTTATTGCTAAATGGCAGCTTGTCGGGTTTATTCATGGCGTGATGAACACCGATAACATGACGATAAGCGGGGAAAGCATTGATTATGGGCCGTGTGCGTTTATGGATACGTTCGACCCGTCAACAGTCTTTAGTTCCATTGATGCTCAAGGTCGTTATGCTTATAAAAATCAACCTCGAATCGGTGGTTGGAATCTCGCTCGTTTTGCTGAAAGCCTGTTACCACTTTTTCACGAGGATCAAAAGCAAGCTGTGGAGCTAGTACAGGAGGAGCTATACCAATTTGAGGCTATGCACAAGGGTTACTGGCTAAGCGGCATACGTGCAAAGCTAGGATTGTTTGGTGAAGAGGAGAAGGATGAGGAATTAGTAAAGAAACTCCTTCAAATTATGCAGGAGCATAAAGCAGATTTTACGAATACGTTTAGAGCGCTGTCGATGGGTAAGTTGGATGAGACAGACTTGCGTGACAAACCTGGTTTTGGTGCATGGCTGGAAACTTGGCGTGCTCGATTAAAGAGACAGGCTAAGTCGGATGCTGAAGTCCAAGCGCTCATGCAGCAATCCAATCCTGCCATCATCCCGCGCAACCATCGGGTAGAGGCAGCTCTTGAAGCAGCGGTGGAACATGGAAACTACCGAGTAATGGAAAACTTAGTGAAGGTATTGAAAAACCCTTATGCCTATTCCACTGAACAGGAAGATTATTGTGTGGCACCTGGCACAGAAGCGTTAGGTTACCGAACATATTGTGGAACATAA
- a CDS encoding ABC transporter ATP-binding protein, with the protein MKQGSNMNRFLSLILSTKIPKLALTLGLLGSLITTMVGLSIPLLTREMVDGFSMEAISITLVIIIATVFILQAVIDGLSTYSLAYVGQRIVAGLREKMWNKLLRLPVSYYDKKTSGESVSRVVNDTGIVKDLISQHFPQFITGIITIIGAIIILLVMDWKMTLLMLISVPITTLVMIPLGTKMSKISRGMQDETATFTGSIQQTISEIRLMKASNAEAAEEGKGRKGIRTLLTFGLKEARIFAVIGPLMYMVVMLVIVIIIGYGGIRVAEGTMTTGSLVAFLLYLFQIIFPITSFTMFFTQLQKAKGATERIIDILDLEEEPGQEGKTLDISNKPIAVRDVSFGYNEGEPIIQGVSFDVEPGTMVAFAGPSGGGKSTLFGLLERFYEPSTGEILVGSVPISVLSMKSWRQQIGYVSQDSPMMAGTIRDNLCYGLENKDSISDERLWEVARMANADQFIAEFGRGLDTEVGERGVMLSGGQRQRIAIARAFLRDPKMLMMDEATASLDSQSEGIVQQALSRLMEGRTTFVIAHRLSTIVNADKIIFIEKGKITGEGTHQELVASHQLYREFAEQQLT; encoded by the coding sequence ATGAAGCAAGGGTCAAATATGAATAGATTTCTATCGCTTATTCTTTCAACAAAAATTCCTAAACTCGCGCTAACGCTAGGATTATTGGGAAGTTTAATTACGACTATGGTCGGACTGTCCATTCCATTATTAACACGTGAAATGGTAGACGGCTTTTCAATGGAAGCCATTAGTATCACACTAGTGATTATAATCGCAACGGTGTTTATCTTGCAGGCAGTAATTGACGGGCTATCCACCTATTCCCTTGCCTACGTTGGGCAGCGCATTGTCGCAGGACTTCGCGAGAAAATGTGGAACAAGCTACTTCGCTTACCGGTAAGTTATTATGATAAAAAAACAAGTGGGGAATCGGTCAGCCGCGTGGTTAATGACACCGGAATTGTAAAGGATTTAATCTCGCAGCATTTCCCTCAGTTCATTACGGGAATCATCACGATTATCGGTGCCATCATTATTTTACTGGTGATGGACTGGAAAATGACGCTGTTAATGCTCATTTCGGTGCCTATCACCACGTTAGTAATGATTCCACTTGGGACAAAAATGTCCAAAATTTCGCGGGGGATGCAGGATGAAACGGCCACTTTTACAGGCAGCATTCAGCAAACGATCAGTGAAATTCGACTGATGAAAGCTTCGAATGCCGAGGCCGCCGAAGAAGGCAAAGGACGCAAAGGTATTCGCACGCTTTTGACTTTCGGTCTAAAAGAAGCACGCATTTTCGCTGTCATCGGTCCACTAATGTACATGGTTGTCATGCTAGTGATTGTGATCATAATTGGGTACGGAGGCATCCGGGTTGCAGAAGGTACGATGACCACCGGCTCACTTGTAGCGTTCTTACTCTACTTGTTCCAAATCATTTTCCCGATTACTTCCTTTACGATGTTCTTTACGCAATTACAAAAAGCAAAGGGTGCAACAGAACGGATCATTGACATCTTGGATTTAGAAGAAGAGCCCGGCCAAGAGGGAAAGACATTGGATATCTCCAACAAACCAATTGCAGTAAGAGATGTGTCATTTGGGTATAACGAGGGCGAACCCATCATTCAAGGTGTTTCGTTTGATGTGGAGCCTGGTACGATGGTGGCTTTTGCCGGTCCAAGTGGCGGAGGAAAGTCGACGTTGTTTGGGTTGCTGGAGCGATTTTATGAGCCAAGCACTGGCGAGATATTGGTTGGCAGCGTCCCTATTTCGGTGTTATCCATGAAATCATGGCGTCAACAAATAGGCTATGTATCACAGGACAGCCCAATGATGGCCGGCACCATCCGTGATAATTTGTGTTATGGATTAGAAAATAAAGATAGCATTTCGGATGAACGTTTGTGGGAAGTTGCCCGCATGGCAAACGCCGATCAGTTTATTGCAGAGTTTGGGCGCGGACTAGATACCGAGGTTGGCGAGCGTGGCGTCATGCTTTCTGGCGGACAACGGCAACGAATTGCAATTGCCAGAGCCTTTTTACGCGACCCGAAAATGCTCATGATGGACGAAGCAACCGCGAGCTTGGACAGCCAGTCAGAGGGGATTGTCCAGCAAGCGCTGAGCCGCCTGATGGAAGGCCGCACCACCTTTGTAATTGCTCACCGACTGTCCACAATTGTCAATGCGGACAAAATTATTTTTATTGAAAAGGGGAAGATTACTGGTGAAGGTACCCATCAGGAGCTTGTGGCGTCGCATCAGTTGTATCGTGAGTTTGCGGAGCAACAATTGACGTGA
- a CDS encoding PadR family transcriptional regulator, with protein sequence MNDSLLQSLTVELRRGTLTLAVLSQLRTPQYGYSLVQLLEKSGITMEQSTLYPLLRRLEKQELVTSSWDKTESRPRRYYVLSDDGIKTLEKLTKEWEKMSQELSVLLKGEEQREID encoded by the coding sequence ATGAATGACTCACTACTACAATCCTTGACAGTGGAGCTGAGGCGCGGAACACTGACTCTCGCGGTATTAAGTCAATTGCGAACGCCACAATATGGCTATTCGCTTGTGCAATTGCTAGAAAAGAGTGGAATTACGATGGAGCAGAGCACCTTATATCCTTTGCTTCGCCGCCTAGAAAAACAGGAACTCGTCACAAGCAGCTGGGACAAAACAGAGAGCCGGCCAAGACGGTACTACGTACTGAGCGATGACGGAATCAAAACTCTAGAAAAACTAACAAAGGAATGGGAAAAAATGTCCCAAGAATTATCGGTATTATTAAAGGGGGAGGAGCAACGTGAAATTGATTGA